A genomic segment from Nicotiana sylvestris chromosome 1, ASM39365v2, whole genome shotgun sequence encodes:
- the LOC138868210 gene encoding uncharacterized protein yields MWALKKLNLEWDVAANLRVSQLNELDEFLYHAYTSSSLYKEKMTYFHDKYIHNKEFKERDLVLLFNARLRMFTGKLKSKWSGPFEMVNVTPCGTLDLKNKNDEMFRVNGHRVKHYVGKVDDGHIVAVLDN; encoded by the coding sequence atgtgggctttgaagaagttgaaccttgagtgggatgtcgCTGCAAACCTAAGGGTGTCACAGTTGAATGAGCTAGATGAATTTCTGTATCATGCCTACACAAGCTCTTCCCTTTATAAGGAGAAAATGACGTACTTCCATGACAAGTACATCCACAACAAGGAGTTTAAAGAGCGTGATCTTGTTCTATTGTTCAATGCTCGGTTACGGATGTTTACGGGCAAGttgaagtcaaaatggagtggcccatTTGAAATGGTGAATGTAACCCCCTGTGGTActctagatttgaaaaataagaacgATGAGatgtttagagtcaatgggcaccgggtcaaacACTATGTTGGAAAGGTTGATGATGGTCATATCGTGGCGGTtcttgataactag